Part of the Salmo trutta chromosome 2, fSalTru1.1, whole genome shotgun sequence genome, tataggactcgttttactgtggatatagatacttttgtacctgtttcctccagcatcttcaaaaggtcctttgctgttgttctgagactgatttgcacttttcacaccaaagtacgttcatctctaggagacagaacgcgtctccttcctgagtggtatgatggctgcgtggtcccatggtgtttatacttgcatactattgtttgtacagatgaacgtggtaccttcaggcgtttggaaattgctcccaaggatgaaccagacaatagcctgagtttgaaggtaggccttgaaatacatccacaggtacacctcaattgactcaaatgatgtcaattagcctatcagaagcttctaaagccattacatcattctctggaattttccaagctgtttaaaggcccagtcaacttagtgtatgtaaacttcggacccactggaattgtgatacagtgaattataagtgaaaaaatctgtctgtaaacaattgttggaaaaattacttgtcatgcacgaagtagatgtcctaaccgacttggcaaactatagtttgttaacaagaaatttgtggagtgtttgaaaaacaagttttaatgactccaacctaagtgtatataaacttccgacttaaactgtacctcaccataccatgagacatccatgtcttcttcatcactggaaaagataactGTTGAGATTTATATCATTTAAaggcttacaaacagggttgtcaagcTATTTTgtcatttctggggggaataacTTTTCTAACTTTTAACATCAATTATCTAAAAACACGTAAACTCATAGTCATACGTTTTAGCTTCGACCCTATTTTACATCCTCTAAGGCGTTTGTATTTTGACCGCCATCTGTTGagaacatgctcttgaatacagagTGAGTGTCATGTTTGGGCTGATAAAAGTACTAAAATGAGGATAAAATGTCCACACATGTTGATTTTAACGGGAATATCTGTTAAAGTTATACTGTCAATCCTCCATAGAAAACCTATttaaatcatagaaatatagataataaaaTAGATATGACCATTTTAAGTTGATATTCGACGGTGGGTAGACGGGCTAGTAATTTAGAAGTAAAAATGTTGTTTCAATTTCAATGGTGTACCAGCAAAAATTGCAGTGGTCTGTAGGGATAGGTCCATtatatgattgaaatgacacccaccctgtatttaAGAGCATGTTGTTTATCAACCgatggcgggcacaacacaaaaacctcgTGAAATAAGGcctaagctacaacatatgtgAATATAAAAACAATAGTAATTtatgcacttttttttttttaagaaataattttattttttgaaataatgaaatagtttgacaacactgtaggtaagcttttaaatgatatcaaactcaactGTTTCTCTGTTACAGTGAAGAAGGCATGGATGTGGAATGATAGGGTATGCACAATGGGTcaattctcagcacatttaaagtCACATCtcatgttattggtcacacacatatttagcagatgttattgcgggtgtagcgaaatgctttatctcctgaatgttcTGTTATTCAGGTCCAAAACGTCACTTcctgaccacttcttccatgggcaaacatgtatggaacGTTTTGTAtaaatcaaaagggatgctgtcaaaaagttATTCAATTCAAATGTTTTTATCGTTAAGGTAGTTCATTCAAACTAGCCACTTTGCGAAAGGTACTCCTTAAAAATAGCTTCCATAATCTCCATTTTGCTAGCtactatttagtattttatttaaaCAGATAAAGTAGTGATGTTGACACTGCCATAGTTCCTCTTTTACAAAAGAGTCCTTCATTGAAACTAGACCCTAGTCACTGTTGTACGAGACTAAACATGCCATAGTAATCTGTCCTTCTCACAGGCAGAAAAGGTAGACTCGCTTGTGATCAGTGGTGGTGGGTAACTCAAGCTGATCATTTTCAAAATTAGCTTTCTCAGAAGAAATGGAAAAACATTGAGAAATGTTTTTCATGATTTAGCTGGTTTGTACTGAGGTCAGTTTCATATTGTTGTAATTATTATGATTCAGTTTTAGCCTACAGTCCTCtgaaccctctgtctgtctctccaccaTGTGATGTCATGCAGTTTCTTTGTAACCCCCTCTCTGAGTCTGGGgatttggagtgtgtgtgtgtgtgtgtgtgtgtgtgagtggctaaaTGAATGAGCagaatgagggaaaaaagtatgcACACATCATACTAGTGGGCATGTGAGGAAGTACATTTTTTGTGTCGAAGAGGATGATCATGGTGATGACTACATTGCAATAACACTGTTGATCTGCTGACTGAGAGAACCATGTCAGAGGTCAGGAACAGGGCCGGCTACAGGGcaaggtttcccaaacttggtcctgccccccccccccacccacgtggctgcacgttttggtttttgtccCGGCACTACACAGTGGATTTAAATAATctgagcttgatgatgagttggttatttgaatcagctgtgtagtgctcggataaaaaccaaaacgtgcactcAGGGAGAACCTCAGGACTGAGTTTAAGAAACTATAGATAATTTTTTTTAGGAGCTCAGTCtgggtctcaatttactgttaaGAGAATAATAGAACGCTCAAGGTGCAAACAAGTTTCCTCTTGTTTTATCAGTCACTAGCTAggcttccatccaattggcgacagattttcatatATTCTAAAATCCACGTAAAAACAGTATactgcattttcccaccagagatgtttccatcaaatgaaCTTGTTGCATTTGAACTTGTTGTGCGTGAGGACGTAGTTCACACACTtctgcggttaaattcccatgtaccgaataaaatagaagttcaatgtgtttccatcacatttcaATTCGTgtcaataccagagtgggcacactcgCTATATAGAGCAACTCTTTCTCACAAAACATGTTGCTCTATATAGCgagtgcccactctggtattgacacgtgtgctctagccaacagctcgccaatacagtgcgggtatagcctacgtcagggatgggtaactctaGTCCTCAGGGGCCGGACTGGTGTCACTTTCAAGATCAGGATTAGTTAGTTATTGGTGTCAgatgttagctggggctgggacaaaagtgtgacaccaatcaggccccagaggactggagttacccatccctggcctacatgatgagattattatggatcaAATTGTGGATTATTtctatttgtcaaacggcagccaagcatctgatcatgtcaccagaataagaccctcgattatttattggaaaggagcatcaagctcatcaccgtgcacgttcaccaccttgtgaagttcatcatttatttcatctgtagcctaataaactgcatggtttcctgaccagttgtagtgggaggaccacacaacatgtcattgcGGGACAAGTTTATtacgatatgatggttattatattaatatttgcacataaaaggTTTAAACTGCATAATTCATTTTTCCCAACACAAAAAGGTCCCACCATATCTAACATATTtggttttgtcgacatttggaaagtttaccaacCAATTTTCTGTTTCATCAGGCTGTCCTGACAACATACCTTACTCGAATAAAAGTTTGGATGGAAATCTGGTTAGTtttagtcactcaattagccatgtcagctaatatTTTTTGGAATGTAAATTAGTCTATCCAGTCATCTAATcctgtagtaatcatggccaaataccGACCGGGCATGTAGGGAACGTGCCCAGGGGCCTTGACCTCCAGGGGGGCACCTCTGCCCAGAATGTTGGCAGTTAAGCTTTTGTTGTTCACATAGAACAGTTTTACCTCCGATTTGCTTAGTTTAAATACTCCAGGCCACAAGGTGGCACTACCTTGTTTGGCATGTGCCGGTTGTACCTAATGTAAGCTGACTAGCAAGCTGCGCTAATGTTGTTGTTACTAGCAAGAATTTGTAGTAAGCCCTACAAGTCTCGCTTAGGGCCCAACCAAATCTCACTTTGgacccccaaaaggctagagccgaCCATGGACAGGGACGACAGAATGTAAAATATGTAAGATTACACTTGATTTATTGACGTTAACTCTGTCTGCTTTGAGTGTTACTGTGGCTGACTGCTGAAGGGTTTTTTACAAGGAGTAGGGTGTTGGCCACATGTACTAGAAACaacttttgatttaaaaaaagaaaagaaaaagttgATAGAGAAAAAGAAAATGAGTTTGCATTAAAGATGAAATTGAAATGGACATGGCATTCCTTACTCAATACTCCCAGTAATGCAACGCCATAAACTATTTTTGCCTTCTAATCAAGAGTTGATATCTTGACCGTCAGTTATCTGGCTAACTTATTAATCCTACTTTGTGAAACCCTGACCTtagtcctgtctgtctctgtctgtcctgtctgtctctgtctgactgacAGTTCCTGCTCATCTCTATCTCATTCTTCTTTTCATGAGCAACAATGAAAAGGGCTAAAACACATTATTCTGCAGTTCTGTCTGTCAGCCATTTTTTATGTGTGTTTATCTAACACCCATCCACCACCAGGTAACTTGGTGTGATTGTGGTTTAGAATATGATGTTGATATGATTTGCATTGCAGTAGATCATAGTCTTTATGAtgcttttagagagagagagagagcgagagagattgtGCCACTTGTTCTGTGctatacctctccctcttctctccttcctctcctctatgCAACATCCTCCTGCCTACATTCATGGTTTTATTCAGTCAAACCCCCCAGTGCAGTATTTATGCAGTAGCAGACAAACATACCTTTCCCCGCACAGTCAGTCTGAGCGGTTTGCGGTACTGTATAAATAGCAGGTAGAACCCCTCACAGGtagagtaatatatatatatatatatatgtgtgtgtgctgtgggcaGTCATGTTTAAACTGAGACTGTTAACATCACTAAGGCAGGTTAGATTTAATATGGTCTTCTGTCGTCATCTCCCATCTCTGTTTGTTTTGTTATCAATGTACATTTTCCCATGTGAAAATGACTATCAATATCATGAACTCTAAGGCCCAGTTGGTTTCCCAGACGTAAAGCTGCTTCTGGACTAAAAAGCAATGTGCAatagagaatctccattgaaatagTATTTTGGGTCCAGGAATAGTATGTCTGGCCAAAGGGCCTATATTATGCCAAACTCCTGTCTTCAAACTGCtgtctccctctgctggtcaacaTGTGTATGTACTACTCCTGCTGTTTTTATTTTGGACATGGCTATCTGTATGTCTGTTTGTCATAGCTCAGCATTTATAATCCTCATCAGCCCTTGGTCTCAGTAGGATAAAATAATAGAATATTGAGGATAAAAATACCCTGTATGATGActatttgaaaaataaaaaaataaatcagatAAACAATGTATTTACTATAATCTGAGTAGACACTGCTATTTGGAACACTTTGTAATTTCTATCCAGAAATAAATGTTCATACTGTTCAGCTTTTCACCTTTCCTTTTGTGGTTAAGTTAGTTCAGggatttcccaaactcggtccttgggACTCCAAGGGCTGCACGTTTCCGTTTGTGCcctagctgattcaaataatcaactaatcatcatgCTTTCGTACTTTtattcagctgtgtagtgttatggcaaaaaacaaaacgtttacgCCTtagggtcccgaggaccgagtttgagaAACGGTGATTTAGTGTGTTtgggaaaggtgtgtgtgtgtgtgtgtgtgtgtcgtgtgttcACCTGTGATGCTGACTATAGTGTGCCACCAGATGTCGCTGTTGAAATGCACATCGTTCTAAAATTGCCGAATCTAATGTTTTTTTCCGTTCGAGTCGCCGTACAAAAACAAAAGTCACTAGGCAGGAAGAGAAATGTCAAACTTTGGTAAACTGGTAATGGCTCAACTTTTCTCTTGTAAGATGCATTCGGGTTATTATAGACTATTACACTCGTAGCTAATGACAGACTACAGTatgacaacattaataataccgTTGTAAAGcgtgatgatggtggtggggcTGAGCATTGGCTGAAACGTTAGCAAAACGTCTTCTCTTTTAGTCATGGCTATGACATGACTGGACGAAACAGTATTTTTTTTTAGCAGTCCTAGACTAATAGCTTTATTCTTTATTTTGAGCAGAACATTCCCCTTAGTGTAACTTACTCTCAAATACCTGCCATGAATGTCCTGACTCCTGCCATACATTTACCATAAAGTAACTGTCCTCATCACGATGTGTCTGCTGTCAGGTGTCCTGGGCTTGATGACCGGGACTGCAACTGTCTTGGCCGCTAGAGAGGTCAAGGAGAAACTGGCAGCTCTGAGTCTCAGTATTGAAGAGGTAGCTAGTATGGCTTTCCTGTCCCTCTAATGTCCTGTCCAGGAACACTTATGTGGCAGTTATGTGAAGCAGGGGCGTGGGCCTGGGTGGACACAGGCCCAccaactggggagccaggcctgcCCAAATTTCTGTTGGCCCCCCACCAATGAATTTCTGGCTACGATCCAGATATGAATGGACAGATCTTATCTGCTAATAATGTCTGTTTTGGTGTTTGTGTTGGCTCCCACACAGGCCTTTGCAGATTACATTTATTTGACAGGACAACGTAGTCTACTggattaaagtgtgtgtgtttcagctcCCGTCCCTCTACACTACTCCCGAGCTGCAGGTCAACTATGTGGAGTCAAGAGGCGGGGCCAGTGGAACAGGGTGTGGCCGAGCTGAGGAAATGGGCCGAGCCTGTCACCGACCAGTGTCAGGTATACCTCTTCCTCAGCGACGTATGTACCTATCATCTGGAACAAGATGGGTGTATCTAGGAAATCACAAGTGGCATCTCCCTCATTATCTTGTTGAATGCTGAGATTTAAGAATGTTTGTGGTAATTGTTTGTTTTCCTGCAGGAAACGGGTCTGGTTGCCCTGGAGAAAGCAGAGGTAGGTGACAGACACTGTCTACTAAGACtagacatacaaacacacactagtGGTGCACGgatcagctgtttgttcacctgcaCCCATCCGCAATTGCTAATAAGCCATCCTCAACCTCCCGGCTATATGTGATAAAATGAAAATCTAAGGCCCACACCCGACCCaacccgctaatatagaaaacacccgaccctaacccgctaatatagaaaacacccgaccctaacccgctaatatagaaaacgcccgaccctaacccgctaatatagaaaacgcccgaccctaacccgctaatatagaaaacacccgaccctaacccgctaatatagaaaacacccgaccctaacccgctaatatagaaaacgcccgaccctaacccgctaatatagaaaacgcccgaccctaacccgctaatatagaaaacgcccgaccctaacccgctaatatagaaaacgcccgaccctaacccgctaatatagaaaacgcccgaccctaacccgctaatatagaaaacacccgaccctaacccgctaatatagaaaacacccgaccctaacccgctaatatagaaaacgcccgaccctaacccgctaatatagaaaacgcccgaccctaacccgctaatatagaaaacgcccgaccctaacccgctaatatagaaaacacccgaccctaacccgctaatatagaaaacacccgaccctaacccgctaatatagaaaacacccgaccctaacccgctaatatagaaaatgcgttgtaggctacagtcagtgACTGGCCGAACAATTTTTTTACAGGGGGTGCAGGACTTCTTTTGACTGATTTTTAAATGTGTTTTGGCtcataatttccaacattttggtTGGCTAGTTCTTAGttaacttgtctataattagatacatgaagcttctcttttgtcattatatgttgccctagaaaaaaaagaaaccctTGCTCACTAGAATAATGTCCtaaatcgatagaatgaatgcttcaatatAGTTGACATCTGTAAAGTTTTCActgtcatctctgcttctttcgtttcgggaccggggagaaaatgcaatagcttaaaaaaaaacggaaagatgaccggttgtaaggaaatagaaagaTGTAAAAACAACCTAATATGTgttcggcttggatgcatattttatgtattttgaaataagctatcagcttttatgattcTGATAGGCTACCTTCTGTATTTTTATCTAACTGCACGTTTGCAATTCTCTTAAAgtgctgaaagaaataaatcatatttcaaAATGTGTcctacatttggtgtataattttactgcaagaaatgcttaattcttcaggagttaatattaaggctatgtgagaggttatagacctacagtcagtgtccagatttcagtttccatttaacccagtaaaaggcctatttgaagtccacGTCTTGTGACTCaaatttgtatagcgcctcacaatcattACACAACATAGctggcactgctatcatcctttTTTACCACTTTTCCAAATCTTTcacaaacattacttttctgtccctcccttctccatttcacagcttttctcttattaAACTCAGACATTGTCTTTTTTTGCCTCTGTGAATTGAACTGCTTTTTCTGCCCATTCACAAAAGCATTTGGTGATTGGCGTGTAGGATATTTGTCGCGagtacagttaggccctaaagtTTAGGCTTACGCACTAATGCCAGatataatgaaagaaaaacctcaatgtagcctatagctagaaattgcacaagaattatacatttatggatttttaaatgtattctctctttattcaacccgcatgccacccacccgcccttcatccacacaatatttaatgacctTAAACCTGCCCTCCCCGCATATATAACTGCGGGGATGGCGGTttatgagtcaacccgcgcaTAACTAACACACATTGAGCTTTCTGTCCATTTTTTAATTTTGGGAAAAGACTTGGATATACTGAAGCATAGATTAAggttctctctatctcctctccgtGATGTCATATCCTGTGGAACAGGAAGTCTACAGGACTGTAGAGCCCACTGTGAGCACCTCCATCAGGACATTGAGAGATGAGACGCACATCCTCCAGATACTTTCATTTACATGCCATATTATGGATGCATACTTAattgtgttctctctctttctctcacacacacacagagacgtacgAGTTCCTCAAAGATCCTCCTCCTGAGCTCTATCCTAGCGTCGGGGTGGTTGGCTTCTCTGGCTTCCTAGGACTGTACCTGGCCAAAGGtaacatttacagtgccttcagaaagtattcacacgccttgactttttccacatttcgttgttacaaagtgggattcaactggatttagttgtctttttttgtcaacgatctacacaatactgtaatgccaaagtggaagaaaaattccaacatttgtataaaaaaaaaaagataaaacataaaatatattgattagataagtattcaaccccctgagtcaatacatgttagaatcacatttgacaaacattttcaggtcttgccatagattttcaagcagatttaagtcaaaactgtaactcggccaatcAGGAACATGGGGTATCAAAAaggaaggaggaccaaggcactcttcatataattaattaaaatgcctttatttgtatgggatgttcaatagaaacaaagtttTAAAAATCCGATGCGTttcggggtattgtgtgtaggccagtgaccaaaaaaatctaaaatcaattttaaattcaggctttaacatgacaaaatgtggaaaaggtcaaggggtgtgaataccgtACCAgtaccagtctctctgtctctctaggttCCAGGGTGAAGAGGCTGGTGTTTCCTGTAGGGTTAATGGCTCTCAGTGCTTCCATGTTCTACCCCCAGCAGGCAACCTCCTTAGCCaaggtctgtgtgtgtcttccacccctttccctctctctccccaacgGGAAGGGCTGTGGTTTCCTGTAGGAAGTTCTGGCTGTGaggtaagcgtgtgtgtgtgtgtgtggtcagtagtCTGCCCGTTCATTTTAAAGCGGTGTCCCATGCTGTTGCGTAGAAGCCTGGGATATTTTGGGTCTGTTTTATGTGGTTGTCTGAGAGACACACCCAGAGAGGATAcaggtgtgtatgtatgtgtgtgtgcaccaactcagacagacaggagggatgATAGAAGAGGGGGTGATTATAGAAGCAGGATAGGAAAGTGATGAGTAAACAGCAGATGAGAGGGAGGATGGAAAGCTGTGACCTCTGACTGGGGTAATGGATGTAGTTTTGTGAGTTATGGTCAGTTTAAATCAAATACAATTgagttttatttgtcacgtgcgccgaatacaacaggtatttaaccttacagttaaatgcttacttacaagcccttaaccaacaatgcagttttaagaaaatccctaaaaaagtaagaggtaagaataacaaataattaaagagcagcagtaaataacaatagcgaggctatatacagggggtaccggtacaatgtgtcaatgtgcaggggcaccggtgtcgaggtaattatgtacatgtaggtagagttattaaagtggctatgcataggtaataacagagtagcagcagtgtgggggggcagggcaatgcaaatagtcttggtagccatttgattagatgatcaggagtcttatggcttgggggtagaagctgtttagaagcctcttggacctagacttggtgttccggtaccgcttgccatgcggtagcagagagaacagtctatgactagggtggctggagtctttgtcaaTTTTGTACGTACATATTTCtcgttggggtatgtacgtacagtcactgtggggacaacgtcctcgatgcccttattgataaagccagtgactgatgtggtgtactcctcaatgtcatcggaagaatcccggaacatattccagtctgtgaaaGCAAAACAGTCCGGTagtttagcatccgcttcatctgaccacttttttatagaccgagtcactggtgcttcctgctttaattttagcttgtaagcaggagggaggatagaattatggtcagatttgctaaagGGAGGACGAGGTAGAGCTTTGTACGCTTCTCTGTGCGTAGAGTAAAGGTGGTCAATaatttgttttccctctggttgcacatgtatcatgctgatagaaatttggtaaaactgatttaagtttccctgcattaaagtccccagccactaggagcgccgcctttggatgagtgttttcctgtttgtttatggaggaatacagctcattgagtgcggttttagtgccagccttGGTCTGTGGtgatatgtagacagctacgaagacaCTTAATTTGTGATTTAGTGTGTATTGGGTGTTTAATGATCCGGGGGGggtcaactgcaagtgctgtttaattgtttgttttagtattctagttttctttctaacaaagatatctgcatatatttcaggatgttgtgtatccctggaaataatctgaTTCATGTAAACATTAGTTTGAAAACATAgttgtccaaaaaaagtggtctcttggcataATTGACCTATGAATGAGGTAAATTGATCCGCGGAACAGGGTAAATAAATTAAGCCTcctacacatttctgtactgGATGAAATAtgaccactacctttttaaagccatgtctatctttatttcccaaacacagttCAACACCATTTGAAGATCACAGGCATCTGAAGCAACACTTTGTACCTTTTTTTAACActtcgaagccagttccactgcatttttttcattgttcccctctaatcagggactgatttagatctGGGAccccaggtgggtgcaattaattatcaggaaGAACAggaaaccagcaggctccagaccttgtagggtaagagttgaatactccTGCTCTAACACAATACATTCATTTGACTTTTTTTGGACCTCACTTGCGGTCCACTTttcccatgtggtttcttccttcacagactccatgaaatgatgacctcttcctaaatatttggtcaaattattaatTTTATGTATGGGTGGCTCCCTTATTTGAATTTTGGAACTAGATGTTCATATACTGAGGATGTTACAGCATGTTATCACACCCACCAGTGCTGAGAGCCTGCTGTAACTGTTATTAACATCATCTATGCCTAAACTGGTTTTGGGTGGTTTGAACAACCCATTGATAACCAGGTTCTTGTTGTAAACGACAATTTGTTTTCAATGACATGACCTGGATTAGAGGTGAAATAAACTATGTAGGTCTGTACCTGTGGATAGAATACACATTCAACACCCCTATATACACAGCGCCTCCGTGGCctacaaacacaggcacacacaacaCCCCCCATAcacctctatctgtctctcctgTAACATGATACATCCCATTTCCTCCTGCTCTGTTACCATCCCAACTAACCATGCCAACGGACACCCTCGACTCCTGTCAGCTGTCCTCTGACCTCAATTGAATGTTTTATGTCTAGCCAAATCTTAATGCTCATAGTATTTTTTTTTgctatttatgtatttatttccaGAGACATCCCCCCATCAATGATCCACTGCAGAGTGCACTACATAAATGATTTCAAAAGTTGAAATTTATTTGAGCattgtggtgtgtatatatatatttttttaagtattttgtgtttcagattaggattttgtttgtttttgtattgaTTGTCCACCCCCAGAAATCTATTTTCTAGGAAGAGAAATGGTCCTAATACATTAATCTCATATCTGATTGTGAGTGTGTTATTGCTGATAAACACAAGTGCATATTTACCAGTGTTGTTTTCATGGACTGCGTATGCCTCTA contains:
- the LOC115151656 gene encoding MICOS complex subunit MIC27 isoform X4 is translated as MSNFGKLVMAQLFSCVLGLMTGTATVLAAREVKEKLAALSLSIEELPSLYTTPELQVNYVESRGGASGTGCGRAEEMGRACHRPVSGNGSGCPGESRETYEFLKDPPPELYPSVGVVGFSGFLGLYLAKAGNLLSQGLCVSSTPFPLSPQREGLWFPVGSSGCEFNTI
- the LOC115151656 gene encoding MICOS complex subunit MIC26 isoform X3 produces the protein MSNFGKLVMAQLFSCVLGLMTGTATVLAAREVKEKLAALSLSIEELPSLYTTPELQVNYVESRGGASGTGCGRAEEMGRACHRPVSGNGSGCPGESRETYEFLKDPPPELYPSVGVVGFSGFLGLYLAKGSRVKRLVFPVGLMALSASMFYPQQATSLAKVCVCLPPLSLSLPNGKGCGFL
- the LOC115151656 gene encoding MICOS complex subunit MIC27 isoform X1, with the protein product MTGTATVLAAREVKEKLAALSLSIEELPSLYTTPELQVNYVESRGGASGTGCGRAEEMGRACHRPVSGNGSGCPGESRETYEFLKDPPPELYPSVGVVGFSGFLGLYLAKAGNLLSQGLCVSSTPFPLSPQREGLWFPVGSSGCEVSVCVCVWSVVCPFILKRCPMLLRRSLGYFGSVLCGCLRDTPREDTGVYVCVCAPTQTDRRDDRRGGDYRSRIGK
- the LOC115151656 gene encoding MICOS complex subunit MIC27 isoform X2 — encoded protein: MSNFGKLVMAQLFSCVLGLMTGTATVLAAREVKEKLAALSLSIEELPSLYTTPELQVNYVESRGGASGTGCGRAEEMGRACHRPVSGNGSGCPGESRETYEFLKDPPPELYPSVGVVGFSGFLGLYLAKAGNLLSQGLCVSSTPFPLSPQREGLWFPVGSSGCERKRKYDRGGEKEDKADDITILGFHCKAPGFLDLEKSVTTQIRSEPFNCKNTH